Proteins found in one Bicyclus anynana chromosome 26, ilBicAnyn1.1, whole genome shotgun sequence genomic segment:
- the LOC128199509 gene encoding uncharacterized protein LOC128199509: MYIVILAAASIMAANCRLITTKSLKLLAVDLVEDPRIISCIYFFYSLQKNYFHRPKPTRLRLPQMPQGMRKCIFNLRILIKKKYRREGHFDPRAVATPPLPATDMNKSPDSTVRTALPPRTPAEFLAPYQSTSAMQIRQLKPITGMVGSQKDTPAPQPKHRDALSSHAQPAARTGAVHAHPPTPTTSMVGLLQEDKISTELRTPAARPAHRDALPLHAQPAASSGAVRPYPEMTPTTSQERHPLQPYLQSDATTSEPDTSPRTANEQNSLERVVKAGSFTDNIN, translated from the coding sequence ATGTATATCGTCATTTTGGCAGCAGCATCGATTATGGCAGCTAACTGTCGTCTAATAACAACAAAGTCTCTTAAATTACTAGCTGTGGACTTAGTAGAAGACCCACGCATCATTTCCTGTATCTATTTCTTTTATTCGCTTCAAAAGAATTATTTCCACAGACCAAAACCTACTCGTTTAAGGTTGCCACAAATGCCACaagggatgcgtaaatgcattttcaACCTGCgaattctaattaaaaaaaaataccgtagGGAGGGCCACTTCGATCCCCGCGCAGTTGCAACTCCCCCGCTGCCCGCGACAGACATGAATAAGTCACCGGACAGTACCGTAAGAACAGCCTTACCGCCGCGCACCCCCGCTGAGTTCCTAGCGCCGTACCAAAGTACGAGCGCAATGCAAATCCGCCAGCTCAAGCCTATTACCGGCATGGTGGGTTCGCAAAAGGATACGCCAGCCCCCCAGCCCAAGCACCGCGACGCCCTTTCATCGCACGCGCAGCCTGCGGCGAGAACAGGCGCAGTTCATGCCCACCCACCAACGCCCACAACTAGCATGGTGGGCCTACTACAAGAAGATAAAATAAGCACCGAGCTACGTACGCCCGCCGCTCGGCCAGCGCACCGCGACGCCCTCCCGCTGCACGCGCAGCCCGCCGCGAGCAGTGGAGCAGTTAGGCCTTACCCGGAAATGACTCCAACTACGTCACAAGAGCGACACCCACTGCAGCCATACCTACAGTCAGATGCCACCACCAGCGAACCGGATACCTCACCGAGAACTGCAAACGAACAAAACTCCCTCGAACGAGTCGTCAAAGCGGGCTCGTTCACGGATAACATTAACTAA